In a genomic window of Pseudodesulfovibrio sp. JC047:
- a CDS encoding phage regulatory CII family protein, whose product MFEKNLTKKMQDVVLEGRIPAKDVSRAISKPYSTLLRELNPFDTHAKLGAETMFEIVKATHNVAILEFMAREMGYTLMPLEGVVKEKPRTSNRMRGREATM is encoded by the coding sequence ATGTTCGAGAAGAATCTGACCAAAAAAATGCAGGATGTTGTTCTTGAAGGACGCATTCCTGCAAAGGACGTGTCTCGGGCCATCTCAAAGCCCTATTCAACACTGCTTCGAGAGTTGAACCCGTTTGACACACACGCCAAACTCGGCGCCGAAACCATGTTCGAGATCGTGAAGGCGACGCACAACGTCGCCATCCTCGAATTCATGGCTCGGGAAATGGGGTATACGCTCATGCCTTTGGAAGGCGTGGTCAAGGAAAAGCCCCGAACGAGCAACCGTATGCGCGGTCGGGAAGCGACCATGTAG
- a CDS encoding transporter substrate-binding domain-containing protein — MMNCFLYTCFAFFLMIGTACAERLLAIGVEDRDWPGHYQWIDGTLVGIDADIFRTVASEAGYEIEFVPLPWKRVTMMVEDQQLDGVFDLVLTPQRESHMHFVRTPLSQDTVVFWVKQESDFSYKGHWDKSLRLGLMHADDWSTCFANNGVPTVVRFKTFEAALQSLLMGRIDAFGNSFEATFEHVKELGFEEKVVPSHPVLPKYFYIALSRKPGHKDLADRFSVALKMFFESPAYEEILKSYNIPSWERVRPSASQSCLR, encoded by the coding sequence ATGATGAACTGTTTTCTCTATACCTGTTTTGCTTTTTTTTTAATGATTGGGACAGCTTGTGCGGAAAGATTGCTTGCCATTGGGGTGGAGGATAGAGATTGGCCGGGGCATTATCAATGGATTGACGGGACTCTCGTGGGGATTGATGCAGATATTTTTCGGACTGTTGCAAGTGAGGCTGGTTATGAAATCGAGTTTGTACCTCTGCCGTGGAAACGAGTAACCATGATGGTTGAAGATCAACAGTTGGATGGGGTCTTCGATCTTGTTCTAACTCCACAGCGGGAGTCCCATATGCATTTTGTGCGAACTCCATTGAGTCAGGATACTGTTGTGTTTTGGGTGAAACAAGAAAGTGATTTTTCATATAAAGGGCACTGGGACAAGTCCTTGCGGCTTGGTTTGATGCACGCTGATGATTGGAGTACTTGTTTTGCCAATAATGGAGTGCCGACAGTTGTCCGGTTTAAAACGTTCGAAGCGGCGTTGCAAAGTCTTTTGATGGGTAGAATTGACGCTTTCGGAAATTCTTTCGAAGCAACATTTGAACATGTCAAAGAGTTGGGATTTGAAGAAAAGGTTGTCCCTTCTCATCCCGTTTTGCCGAAATATTTTTATATCGCTTTGAGTCGGAAACCTGGGCATAAGGATTTGGCTGACAGATTTTCTGTAGCTTTGAAAATGTTTTTTGAGAGTCCGGCGTATGAAGAAATTTTGAAGTCGTATAATATCCCTTCCTGGGAGAGAGTTCGTCCTTCAGCTTCTCAAAGTTGTCTTCGCTGA
- a CDS encoding beta-phosphoglucomutase family hydrolase, whose product MSAITLKGVVFDLDGVITRTARVHGEAWETAFNEFLKHHAEETNIPFEPFDRTGDYHNYVDGKPRFEGVMSFLKSRNIRIAPGDPEDPPSLDSVCGIGNRKNELFQSILQEEGPEVFQSSVDLIGELKQQGIRVGLATSSRNGQLVLELAGLEGVFETIVDGIVSAEMELKGKPEPDIFVTAAKNMGLHPGECVVVEDAISGVQAGCAGNFGMTLGVARNVQGEMLKRFGADWVVSDLGEITVDDLMEWFESGMATDEWYLSYNGFDPGDEKLRETLTTVGNGYLGTRGAYECECSSYYFYPGTYISGVFNKTPSEVQGREIWNNDFVNCPNWLPVSFKIGAGEFVSPLSMEMLSYSHRLNMREGVMERHLVVKDQVGRISRISSRRVASMADPHLLALKFDFTPLNYSAKATVRCSLNGNVKNDGVARYSSLNTLHLNRVAGGKAGDGIFLHTETSHSRYQIVMAAKSKVMEDGKLLDVRKDILQDRSKISEEMQIYVHENHRYSLEKFVYVRTSLDREPGNLKEMCLDGLKSVKTFKGVFGPHAKSWKALWQKADIRVTGDRFVQRVLRLHLYHLLVTASPHNVNRDAGMPARGLHGEAYRGHIFWDEVYIQPFYDTNFPEISKALLMYRYNRLDAAREYARENGYIGAMYPWQTADDGSEETQEVHYNPESKKWGPDLSRRQRHVSIAVFVNAWRYVYCTGDRRFLAEYGAEMMLDIARFWGGIASYEESTGKYHIDGIMGPDEFHEALPGNDSPGVRDNAYTNIMVVWLLEKSLEILETLPQKTRDTLVGKIGLTPEEIDKWRAMTTQLNVILTEDGIISQFDGYMDLDELDWDSYRKRFYSIHRMDRILKAEGDNPDHYKVAKQADTLMTWYLLEPEEVVRILQQLGHSVDDPMKLLKDNYDFYEQRTSHGSTLSKVVHAVISRYIYSSEISWDWFMEAMESDIRDTQGGTTIEGVHTGVMAGTLEVLKQDFAGLNMSSSPMRVDPDLPPHWGEMRFSFIWRSIWFDLVIEPDRVNMTAYHKGDKVVPVEIFGKLYKLKPGMTVEARRSGESR is encoded by the coding sequence GTGTCTGCTATCACTCTTAAAGGTGTCGTGTTTGATTTGGATGGAGTTATCACCAGAACCGCACGGGTTCATGGCGAGGCATGGGAGACCGCATTCAACGAGTTTTTGAAACACCATGCGGAAGAAACAAATATCCCCTTCGAACCGTTCGATCGAACTGGTGATTATCACAATTATGTTGATGGAAAACCCCGATTCGAAGGGGTGATGAGTTTTCTCAAATCGAGGAATATCCGCATCGCACCGGGCGATCCCGAAGACCCTCCGAGTTTGGATTCGGTGTGCGGCATCGGCAATCGAAAGAATGAATTGTTTCAAAGCATTCTTCAGGAAGAAGGCCCTGAGGTCTTTCAGTCGTCTGTTGATTTGATCGGAGAACTCAAGCAGCAGGGCATTCGGGTGGGACTTGCCACCTCCAGCCGCAATGGACAATTGGTTCTTGAATTGGCTGGTTTGGAAGGTGTTTTCGAGACCATTGTGGACGGTATTGTTTCTGCGGAAATGGAATTGAAAGGAAAGCCGGAGCCGGATATTTTTGTCACGGCAGCCAAAAATATGGGATTGCATCCTGGCGAGTGCGTGGTGGTCGAAGATGCTATTTCAGGCGTTCAGGCCGGATGCGCAGGCAATTTTGGCATGACGCTTGGTGTGGCGCGGAACGTTCAGGGTGAAATGCTTAAACGGTTTGGCGCGGATTGGGTGGTTTCCGATCTTGGCGAGATCACGGTAGACGACCTGATGGAGTGGTTTGAAAGCGGGATGGCCACGGATGAGTGGTATCTCAGCTACAACGGGTTTGATCCGGGCGACGAGAAATTGCGTGAGACCCTGACCACGGTAGGTAACGGCTATTTGGGCACGCGTGGTGCCTACGAGTGCGAATGCTCATCCTATTATTTTTATCCGGGAACCTACATATCAGGTGTGTTCAACAAGACGCCGAGCGAGGTGCAGGGGCGCGAAATTTGGAATAATGATTTTGTCAATTGTCCCAACTGGCTCCCGGTTTCCTTCAAGATCGGAGCCGGCGAGTTTGTCAGTCCGTTGTCCATGGAAATGTTGAGTTACTCCCATCGGTTGAATATGCGTGAAGGCGTGATGGAACGGCACTTGGTGGTCAAGGATCAGGTGGGCCGTATTTCACGGATTTCTTCCCGACGGGTCGCGTCCATGGCCGATCCGCATTTGTTGGCGTTAAAATTCGATTTTACCCCGTTGAACTATTCGGCCAAGGCCACGGTTCGATGTTCGTTGAACGGGAATGTCAAGAATGACGGTGTGGCCAGGTATTCGAGTCTGAACACCCTGCATCTGAATCGGGTCGCCGGGGGCAAGGCCGGGGACGGCATTTTCCTGCATACTGAAACATCCCACTCACGGTATCAAATCGTCATGGCCGCCAAATCCAAGGTCATGGAAGACGGTAAATTGTTGGATGTGCGTAAGGACATTCTTCAGGATCGTTCCAAAATATCCGAAGAAATGCAGATATATGTCCATGAAAATCACCGGTATTCATTGGAGAAATTCGTCTATGTCCGGACCTCGCTTGATCGGGAACCCGGCAATCTCAAGGAGATGTGCCTTGATGGTTTGAAGAGCGTGAAAACGTTCAAGGGCGTGTTCGGTCCTCATGCCAAGAGTTGGAAGGCCCTCTGGCAGAAGGCGGACATTCGAGTCACTGGGGATCGGTTTGTGCAACGGGTGCTTCGATTACACCTCTATCATCTTTTGGTCACGGCCAGCCCGCACAATGTGAATCGGGATGCCGGGATGCCGGCCAGAGGACTGCACGGTGAAGCGTATCGAGGACATATTTTCTGGGATGAAGTCTATATTCAGCCATTTTACGACACCAATTTCCCGGAGATTTCCAAGGCGTTGCTCATGTATCGGTACAACCGATTGGACGCTGCCCGTGAGTATGCTCGGGAAAACGGGTATATCGGGGCCATGTATCCATGGCAGACCGCAGACGATGGGTCCGAGGAAACGCAGGAAGTCCATTACAATCCCGAATCCAAGAAATGGGGACCGGATTTGTCCCGGCGGCAACGACATGTGTCCATTGCCGTGTTCGTCAATGCCTGGCGGTACGTGTACTGCACGGGTGATCGACGATTCCTCGCGGAGTATGGTGCGGAGATGATGCTTGATATCGCCCGGTTCTGGGGCGGCATCGCTTCCTATGAAGAAAGTACGGGTAAATATCATATCGACGGAATCATGGGACCTGATGAATTTCATGAAGCCTTGCCCGGCAACGATTCTCCGGGGGTCCGGGACAACGCCTATACCAATATCATGGTTGTGTGGCTGCTTGAGAAGTCCCTTGAGATATTGGAGACGTTGCCGCAAAAGACACGGGATACACTGGTTGGGAAAATCGGTTTGACCCCGGAAGAGATTGACAAATGGCGGGCCATGACCACGCAACTCAACGTCATTTTGACGGAAGATGGCATTATCAGTCAGTTCGACGGGTATATGGATTTGGATGAATTGGATTGGGACAGTTACCGCAAACGGTTTTATTCCATTCATCGGATGGACCGTATCCTGAAAGCGGAAGGGGATAACCCGGATCATTACAAGGTCGCCAAACAGGCCGATACCTTGATGACGTGGTACCTGCTTGAACCCGAAGAAGTGGTTCGTATCCTGCAACAACTCGGGCATTCCGTGGACGATCCCATGAAGCTGCTCAAAGACAATTACGATTTCTACGAGCAACGGACCAGCCATGGTTCCACCCTGTCGAAAGTGGTTCACGCGGTTATTTCTCGGTACATTTATTCAAGTGAAATATCTTGGGATTGGTTCATGGAAGCCATGGAAAGTGATATCCGGGATACCCAGGGAGGCACCACGATTGAAGGGGTGCATACCGGGGTCATGGCCGGGACATTGGAAGTGCTCAAACAGGACTTCGCCGGATTGAACATGTCGAGTTCTCCCATGCGGGTTGATCCAGATCTGCCCCCGCATTGGGGAGAAATGCGGTTCAGTTTCATTTGGCGATCAATCTGGTTTGATTTGGTGATCGAACCTGATCGGGTCAACATGACCGCCTACCACAAGGGCGACAAGGTTGTGCCTGTGGAAATTTTTGGCAAGCTGTATAAGCTCAAGCCCGGGATGACCGTGGAGGCCAGGCGGTCTGGCGAGTCCCGATAA
- the ychF gene encoding redox-regulated ATPase YchF yields MSVSIGIVGLPNVGKSTLFNALTKAQNAESANYAFCTIEPNKAVVPVPDSRLDVLADLVNPERVQSSTVDFVDIAGLVAGASKGEGLGNKFLGNIRETQAILHVVRCFDNDDVIHVANSVDPLRDIEVIETELILADVQVLENRLERMEKQLKGDKGLAPKIAMAKSLMAHMDQGQPASTFAEESTVLDELLTELRLITAKNVIYCANVDEEGLVADNAYIQSVQALAKERGAEFVKISARMEEELVGLEDEEYQEFLESYGIKESGLHQIIRTGFHSLGLISYFTAGVQEVRAWTIHDGDKAPQAAGVIHTDFERGFIRAEIISYDHYVKFGSESKCRSEGVLRVEGKDYVMKDGDVTHFLFNV; encoded by the coding sequence ATGTCAGTCAGTATCGGAATCGTTGGCCTGCCAAACGTTGGCAAATCTACCTTGTTTAATGCCTTGACCAAAGCGCAGAACGCGGAAAGCGCAAACTATGCGTTTTGTACCATTGAACCGAATAAGGCGGTTGTTCCGGTCCCGGACAGTCGTCTTGACGTTCTCGCAGATTTGGTGAACCCGGAAAGGGTCCAGAGTTCCACGGTGGATTTTGTGGATATCGCCGGTCTGGTGGCTGGCGCGAGCAAAGGCGAGGGCCTGGGTAATAAATTTCTTGGCAACATTCGGGAAACACAGGCCATTTTGCATGTCGTCCGATGCTTTGACAACGACGATGTCATTCATGTGGCTAATTCCGTCGATCCGCTTCGGGATATCGAAGTGATCGAAACCGAACTGATTTTGGCTGATGTGCAGGTGCTGGAAAATCGCCTTGAGCGGATGGAAAAGCAGCTCAAGGGAGACAAAGGATTGGCCCCGAAAATCGCCATGGCCAAGAGCCTTATGGCACATATGGATCAGGGGCAACCGGCCAGCACTTTTGCGGAAGAAAGCACGGTTCTCGATGAGTTGTTGACGGAATTGCGGTTGATAACGGCCAAGAATGTCATTTACTGCGCCAATGTGGATGAAGAAGGATTGGTTGCGGATAACGCGTATATCCAGTCAGTCCAGGCTTTGGCTAAAGAACGTGGTGCTGAGTTCGTCAAGATTTCAGCACGGATGGAAGAGGAACTGGTGGGCCTTGAAGACGAGGAATATCAGGAATTTCTTGAATCCTACGGGATCAAGGAGTCCGGACTGCACCAGATCATTCGGACAGGATTTCATTCCCTCGGTCTGATTAGTTATTTTACGGCAGGTGTTCAGGAAGTCCGAGCTTGGACCATTCATGACGGGGATAAGGCTCCTCAGGCCGCTGGTGTCATTCACACGGATTTTGAACGCGGATTCATTCGGGCCGAGATCATCAGTTATGACCACTATGTAAAATTTGGTTCTGAATCAAAATGTCGGAGTGAAGGCGTGCTGCGGGTTGAAGGCAAGGATTACGTAATGAAGGATGGCGACGTCACACACTTCCTGTTTAACGTTTAA
- a CDS encoding class II fructose-bisphosphate aldolase translates to MSQDTFKKALAVGRPPNVVQNFPGSQALLVSGKVIDRAMTAKGGAMTIAANGRNIFIIEGALKAAQRANAAIIIEIARSESTYCPTTVWNIARRVDYLCNKLGITVPVAVHADHYFIKSWDGVAEAKAEIPSLFDTGVTSIAIDASHMTDDLNLLANLAVASAIPNWAGYETEIGEIKGEFGLSSPVEAKFLCQGLNAHNLCPDWIALNNGTTHGIEASGEGIQVDLTAEIHEALKPYGTSGAQHGTSGNDSDRLRAIAAKTATTKANVATALQMVGWGVKVNDFGNAIMDGDHFAKVPDTGVDDALWEEMVAYADENGISGGNYKKLNLVFERRWQGQAQSIRQRMADNVETFVYDLLVNVFNAQDTAPIAYDLILEAGSYDLGPKAEQFEDPAEWTEDKIKAMAAAMDTDKGPEGDFDD, encoded by the coding sequence ATGTCCCAGGATACTTTCAAAAAAGCACTCGCCGTCGGTCGTCCGCCGAACGTCGTTCAAAATTTTCCCGGCTCACAGGCGCTGCTCGTCAGCGGTAAGGTGATTGACCGGGCCATGACCGCCAAAGGCGGTGCCATGACCATCGCGGCCAACGGCCGCAACATCTTCATCATCGAGGGTGCGCTCAAGGCAGCCCAACGAGCCAACGCGGCCATCATCATCGAAATCGCGCGCTCGGAATCGACGTACTGCCCCACCACCGTGTGGAACATTGCGCGCCGGGTCGATTATCTCTGCAACAAGCTCGGCATCACCGTGCCGGTCGCTGTTCATGCAGACCATTATTTCATCAAGTCATGGGACGGTGTGGCCGAAGCCAAGGCAGAGATTCCCTCTCTGTTCGACACTGGTGTCACGTCCATCGCCATTGACGCCTCGCACATGACCGACGATCTCAACCTGCTGGCCAACCTCGCCGTGGCATCTGCCATTCCGAACTGGGCTGGATATGAAACAGAAATCGGTGAAATCAAGGGTGAATTCGGCCTGTCCAGCCCGGTAGAGGCAAAATTCCTCTGTCAGGGTCTCAACGCTCACAACCTGTGCCCGGACTGGATCGCGCTTAACAACGGCACCACACACGGCATCGAGGCTTCCGGTGAAGGCATTCAGGTTGACCTGACTGCTGAGATTCACGAAGCCCTCAAGCCCTACGGTACCTCCGGCGCACAGCACGGCACATCCGGCAACGATTCTGATCGACTTCGCGCCATTGCAGCCAAGACCGCCACGACCAAAGCCAATGTGGCCACCGCCCTGCAAATGGTCGGCTGGGGTGTCAAAGTCAATGACTTCGGCAACGCCATCATGGACGGAGACCACTTTGCCAAAGTGCCGGACACCGGCGTGGACGATGCTCTGTGGGAAGAAATGGTCGCGTATGCTGACGAAAACGGCATTTCCGGCGGCAATTACAAGAAGCTCAACCTGGTCTTTGAACGCCGTTGGCAGGGCCAGGCCCAATCAATCCGTCAACGCATGGCAGACAATGTAGAGACGTTTGTTTACGACCTGCTCGTCAATGTCTTCAACGCACAAGACACCGCGCCCATCGCCTACGACCTGATCCTCGAAGCCGGTTCGTATGACCTTGGTCCCAAGGCCGAACAATTCGAAGATCCCGCAGAATGGACCGAAGACAAAATCAAGGCCATGGCAGCTGCCATGGATACGGACAAAGGGCCTGAAGGCGACTTTGACGACTAG
- a CDS encoding trehalose 6-phosphate synthase: MPDITPVSLETLKDFYDLMASTRAVRFKAVAQILDGDTVDRETVFLLARALESLEGVPETDGKKVLSLDGSRTIALDMDYEMNELRKDIFYLEEGETTFLELLDDYHPGFEAAVRAGHDLLDGVKFNSFITDRDGTINNYCARYLTSIQSIYNAVFLTRFAQGAVRKPVILTSAPLDGLMTISVNPENEMYYAASKGRECLDLEKRIRRLPISAEKQAAMDRLNARLTALTSRPEYEKFTFIGSGLQFKFGQSTIARQDIGRSIDPDESTALLATLETLVTELDPDARHFRIEDTGLDVEIILTVATSDSGLKDFDKGDGVRFLNTELDLDMARGPHLICGDTGSDVPMLEVALELTPDVRAIYVTRDDGLAKRVTDLTDHALIVPEPDMLVTILGTLNTTMR, translated from the coding sequence GATGGCCTCGACTCGGGCGGTCCGTTTCAAGGCTGTTGCTCAAATTCTTGATGGAGATACTGTGGACCGGGAAACCGTGTTCTTGTTGGCCCGGGCGTTGGAGTCTCTGGAGGGGGTGCCGGAAACGGACGGCAAGAAGGTGCTGTCTCTTGATGGTTCTCGAACCATCGCTTTAGACATGGACTACGAGATGAATGAACTTCGGAAGGATATCTTCTACCTGGAAGAGGGCGAAACAACCTTTCTGGAGCTTCTGGACGACTATCATCCCGGTTTTGAAGCAGCGGTACGGGCCGGACACGATCTGCTGGACGGGGTGAAATTCAACAGCTTCATCACGGACCGGGATGGCACGATCAACAATTACTGCGCCCGGTACCTGACGTCCATCCAGTCCATTTACAACGCGGTTTTCCTGACGCGTTTTGCGCAGGGAGCGGTTCGTAAACCCGTCATCTTGACGTCCGCGCCGCTGGATGGCCTGATGACGATCAGCGTGAATCCGGAAAACGAAATGTATTATGCGGCGTCCAAGGGGCGTGAATGTCTGGATTTGGAAAAGCGCATCCGTCGTTTACCAATTTCTGCGGAAAAACAGGCGGCCATGGATCGGCTCAATGCGAGGTTGACGGCCCTGACCAGTCGGCCCGAATACGAGAAATTCACTTTTATCGGGTCCGGTCTTCAATTCAAATTCGGGCAGTCCACCATCGCCCGGCAGGATATCGGGCGGTCCATTGATCCTGATGAATCAACGGCGTTGCTCGCGACGCTTGAGACTTTGGTCACGGAATTGGACCCGGATGCACGCCACTTCCGTATTGAGGATACCGGGTTGGATGTGGAGATCATCTTGACCGTTGCGACATCCGACAGTGGGTTGAAGGATTTTGACAAGGGTGACGGGGTTCGGTTCCTGAATACCGAACTCGATCTGGACATGGCTCGGGGACCGCATCTGATTTGCGGCGATACTGGGTCGGATGTGCCGATGCTCGAAGTGGCCCTGGAACTGACGCCAGATGTTCGGGCCATTTATGTGACCCGGGATGATGGGCTGGCAAAGCGGGTGACCGACCTGACCGATCACGCGTTGATCGTGCCTGAGCCGGATATGTTGGTGACGATTTTGGGGACGTTGAATACTACTATGCGTTAA